In the Burkholderia contaminans genome, TCGCGGTTGCGCGACGTCTCCACGCGCCGGAACGGCTCGAACACCGCGTCGAGCTGATCGTCCGGAATGCCGGGCCCGCGGTCGAGCACGGCGATCACCGCGCCGCCGTCCGGCGCGGCGTGCACGTCGATCTCGGCCGCGCCCGCGAACTTCAGCGCGTTGTCGACGAGGTTGCCGACGATGCGGCGCAGCGCCTTCGGCCGCGTGACGAGCGCGAGCGGCGCGCGGCTGTGCAGCGCGACGTCCTGCCCCGCATCCGTGTAGTCGCACACGATGCTGTCGAGCAGCGCGTCGAGATCGATACGGCGCGCGGCTTCCTCGTTGCCGTGCAGCGTCCGCGCGTACGCGACGCCCTCCTTCACCAGATGCTCCATCTCGAGCAGGTCCTGGCGCAGCTTCGCGCCCTGCGCGTCGTCCTCCATCATGTCGGCGCGCAAGCGCATCCGCGTGATCGGCGTCTGCAGGTCGTGCGAGATCGACGCGAGGATCTGCATGCGCTCGGCCATGTACTGCGCGATGCGATCCTGCATCGCGTTGAACGCCCGGGCGGCGCGCGCGACTTCCGACGGCCCGCCCTCGTTCAGCCGCTCGCCCTTCAGGTCGGGGCCGAGCGCATCGGCGGCCTGCGCGAGCTGCTTGAGCGGCCGCGTCGCGAGCCGCACCGCGAGCCAGCAGCATGCGGCCAGCACCGCGAGCTGCAGCGCGAGCACGACCGGCAGCCAGCCCGACAGCGGCACCGTCGACATCGGATGGATGTCGATCGTCAGCGGCGACCCGTCGGTCAGGCGCAGATGCACCTGCAGATGTTCGCGGTCGCCGGGAATCGCGTTCGCGGTCAGCGGGTAGTCGCCGCCGATGCCATCGGAGATCGAGCGCTCGACGCGCGCCGACAGCCGCGCTTCCGGCGGCGTGCCGGTCTCGCCGGGCCCGAGGATGAACGTATAGCTGCGCCGCGCGAGGCGCGGCAGCCACGCGGCCCGCTCGCCGGGCGGCAGGTGATCGAGCAGCGCGACCGAGCTCGCGACCTCGCGCTCGATGTAGCCCATCATCAGGTTGGTGGTCGCCTGGTCGCGCTCGGTCATGGTGAGCCAGAACGACAGCGTCTGCGCGAGCGCGAGGCCCACGCACAGGATCAGCGCGAGCCGCGCGAACAGCGAGCGCGGCCAGTGCCACGGCATGCGCGCGCTCATTGCGTACCGTCGACTGCAGTCACGGCCGACGAGAACACGTAGCCCTCGTTGCGCAGCGTCTTGATGTAGCGCGGTTCGCGCGCGCCGTCGCGCAGACGCTGGCGCAGCCGGCTCACGAGCAGGTCGATCGACCGGTCGAACGGATCGGATTGCCGACCCTGCGTGAGATTGAGCAACTGGTCGCGCGTCAGCACGCGCTGCGGGTTGTCGAGGAATACGCGCAGCAGCCGGTATTCGGCGCCGCTCAACGCGACCAGCGTGCCTTCCGCATCGAGCAGGTGGCGCCCGGTCGTGTCGAGCCGCCATTCGCCGAACGCGAGCATCTCCGCGGTTTCCGTCACCTGCATGCCGGGCGGCAGCATGCGCGCGCGGCGCAGCACCGAGCGGATCCGCGCGAGCAGTTCGCGCACCGCGAACGGCTTGGCCAGGTAATCGTCCGCGCCCATCTCGAGGCCGATGATGCGGTCGGTTTCCTCGCCGCGTGCGGTCAGCATCAGCACGGGCACCGTGCGGAACTTGCCGGCGCGCAGGTCGCGGCACAGCGTGAGGCCGTCCTCGCCCGGCATCATCAGGTCGAGCACGATCAGGTCGGGCGCGCCGTCGTCCAGCACGTTGCGCATCTCGCGGCCATTCGCGGCCAGCGAGACGCGCATGCCGTTCTTCTCCAGGTAATCCGCGATCAGTTCGCGGATCGCGCGGTCGTCGTCGACGATCAGCACGTGGTCGATCTTGTCCATGAGTCGGTGTCGAGGTATTCGGGCAGGTGATGTCCGCTTTTATACCGCACGGCGGGCAGGCGTTTGTATCCCAATGTATCGCGCCGCCGCGACGACACACAACATTGCACACGCGTGGCTCGCCGGACACATCGCAGATACGTCGGCGCCGCCTAATGGGGCCTGTCGAAACCCGTCCGGCCGCCGCCACCGAGCGCCGGCCTCCCGCTCAGGAGAACGCCATGCTGCCCCGATTCAAGATCGCCGCCCTCGTCATCGCCCTTGCCGCCACAGCCGGGCTCGCCGCCTTCGCGGGCACCCGCGACGACGCGGGCATGCCGGCTTCGCAGGCCGGCACGGCCGCGCCCGATTTCACGGGCATCGACCGCTGGCACAACAGCCCGCCGCTGACGCTCGGCCAGTTGCGCGGCAAGGTCGTGCTCGTCGATTTCTGGACGTACTCGTGCATCAACTGCATTCATACGATTCCGTACGTGAAGGAGTGGGACCGGAAGTATCGCGACCAGGGGCTCGTCGTGGTCGGCGTGCATACGCCGGAATATCCGTTCGAACGCGACGCGAAGAACGTCGCCGATGCGATCAAGCGCTTCGATATCCGCTATCCGGTCGCACAGGACAATCGCTACGACACGTGGCGCGCGTACGGCAACGAGTACTGGCCCGCGCTGTACCTGATCGACGCGAACG is a window encoding:
- a CDS encoding ATP-binding protein, coding for MSARMPWHWPRSLFARLALILCVGLALAQTLSFWLTMTERDQATTNLMMGYIEREVASSVALLDHLPPGERAAWLPRLARRSYTFILGPGETGTPPEARLSARVERSISDGIGGDYPLTANAIPGDREHLQVHLRLTDGSPLTIDIHPMSTVPLSGWLPVVLALQLAVLAACCWLAVRLATRPLKQLAQAADALGPDLKGERLNEGGPSEVARAARAFNAMQDRIAQYMAERMQILASISHDLQTPITRMRLRADMMEDDAQGAKLRQDLLEMEHLVKEGVAYARTLHGNEEAARRIDLDALLDSIVCDYTDAGQDVALHSRAPLALVTRPKALRRIVGNLVDNALKFAGAAEIDVHAAPDGGAVIAVLDRGPGIPDDQLDAVFEPFRRVETSRNRETGGTGLGLAIARQLALAMGGTLTLTNRTDGGGLEARLTLRNAG
- a CDS encoding response regulator translates to MDKIDHVLIVDDDRAIRELIADYLEKNGMRVSLAANGREMRNVLDDGAPDLIVLDLMMPGEDGLTLCRDLRAGKFRTVPVLMLTARGEETDRIIGLEMGADDYLAKPFAVRELLARIRSVLRRARMLPPGMQVTETAEMLAFGEWRLDTTGRHLLDAEGTLVALSGAEYRLLRVFLDNPQRVLTRDQLLNLTQGRQSDPFDRSIDLLVSRLRQRLRDGAREPRYIKTLRNEGYVFSSAVTAVDGTQ
- a CDS encoding thioredoxin family protein, with product MLPRFKIAALVIALAATAGLAAFAGTRDDAGMPASQAGTAAPDFTGIDRWHNSPPLTLGQLRGKVVLVDFWTYSCINCIHTIPYVKEWDRKYRDQGLVVVGVHTPEYPFERDAKNVADAIKRFDIRYPVAQDNRYDTWRAYGNEYWPALYLIDANGKVVYTRYGEGGYDKTEAAIRTALAQAGEGAKGATRTQ